One Phoenix dactylifera cultivar Barhee BC4 chromosome 14, palm_55x_up_171113_PBpolish2nd_filt_p, whole genome shotgun sequence DNA window includes the following coding sequences:
- the LOC103715594 gene encoding glyoxylate/succinic semialdehyde reductase 1, whose amino-acid sequence MEVGFLGLGIMGKAMALNLLRNGFRVTVWNRTLSKCKELVEQGAYVGETPASVINKCKYTIAMLSDPSAALSVVFDKDGVLEQICSGKGYIDMSTVDADTSSKISEAITEKGGYFLEAPVSGSKKPAEDGQLVILAAGEKALYEEMIPAFNVLGKKSFFLGQVGNGAKMKLVVNMIMGCMMSALSEGLSLADRSGLNEQTLLDVLDLGGIANPMFKLKGPAMIQSNYPPAFPLKHQQKDMRLALALGDENAVSMPVAAAANEAFKKARSMGLGDLDFSAVHEV is encoded by the exons ATGGAGGTCGGGTTCTTAGGGCTGGGCATCATGGGGAAAGCAATGGCTCTCAACCTCCTTCGAAACGGATTCCGTGTGACAGTCTGGAACCGGACGCTCTCCAAG TGCAAAGAGCTAGTGGAACAAGGTGCTTATGTTGGAGAAACTCCAGCTTCTGTGATCAATAAGTGCAAGTATACAATAGCAATGCTGTCTGATCCCAGTGCTGCTCTCTCG GTAGTCTTCGACAAAGATGGTGTGCTCGAGCAAATTTGCAGTGGAAAAGGCTACATTGACATGTCCACAGTTGATGCTGATACTTCATCCAAGATAAGTGAG GCAATTACAGAGAAGGGTGGATATTTTCTTGAAGCTCCAGTCTCCGGTAGCAAAAAGCCTGCTGAAGATGGTCAGTTGGTTATACTTGCTGCTGGCGAGAAG GCATTGTATGAAGAAATGATTCCTGCCTTCAATGTATTAGGGAAAAAGTCATTCTTTTTGGGACAGGTTGGAAATGGAGCGAAAATGAAGCTTGTAGTCAATATGATCATGGGCTG TATGATGAGTGCATTATCTGAGGGACTCTCTTTGGCTGATAGAAGCGGTCTGAACGAGCAGACACTTTTAGATGTGTTG GATCTGGGTGGAATAGCTAATCCTATGTTCAAGCTGAAAGGGCCTGCAATGATCCAGAGTAATTATCCCCCTGCATTTCCTCTCAAGCATCAGCAGAAGGATATGAGGTTGGCTCTTGCTCTTGGGGACGAAAATGCGGTTTCAATGCCAGTTGCTGCAGCAGCAAATGAG GCATTTAAGAAGGCCAGAAGCATGGGGCTGGGGGATCTTGATTTTTCAGCTGTCCATGAGGTGTAG